The Coriobacteriia bacterium genome contains a region encoding:
- the gatA gene encoding Asp-tRNA(Asn)/Glu-tRNA(Gln) amidotransferase subunit GatA — MSRVDIAALSAAQISALVTSKTVSAREVAQSALDRIEQLDESLHAFNQVTPELAYKAADELDAKIATGATVDELGPLAGAPVAFKDNMNLLGTRTTCSSRMLEKYESMYDCTAVRKLLDVNTLPLGKLNMDEFAFGSSTENSAFGPTKNPWDTDRVPGGSSGGSAAAVASGMVSATLGSDTGGSIRQPGAFTGTVALKPTYGRVSRYGCVAFASSLDQIGPFSKTVEDCALVLNAISGKDSFDATSVVREPEDFTRALKKDVKGMKIAVATDMLDIAGLDPEIKEGVLNAAEQLAAAGAHVGEVTLPNAEYGLSAYYIVGPAEASSNLARLDGIRYGLRVDDATDVLDLYMRSRSLGFGPETIRRIMIGTYALSAGYYDAYYGQAQKARTVIKQDFDKAFADYDVILMPTTPTTAFKLGEKTADPLSMYLSDVFTIPVNLAGNVGLSIPMGCSKKDGMPMGLQLIGNYFEESKVLTVASTLEELFKFDSVPARLG, encoded by the coding sequence ATGTCGCGCGTCGATATAGCCGCCTTGAGCGCGGCCCAAATTTCCGCACTCGTCACTTCGAAAACGGTTTCGGCCCGAGAGGTCGCGCAAAGCGCTCTCGACCGCATAGAGCAACTCGATGAGAGTCTGCATGCATTCAACCAGGTGACGCCTGAGCTTGCTTATAAAGCTGCCGATGAGCTCGATGCGAAAATCGCTACAGGGGCAACCGTCGATGAGCTCGGACCTTTGGCGGGCGCGCCGGTTGCCTTTAAAGACAACATGAACCTACTCGGTACGCGTACGACCTGTTCTTCCCGCATGCTGGAGAAGTATGAGTCGATGTATGATTGCACCGCGGTTCGCAAGCTTCTCGACGTGAATACGCTTCCTCTCGGAAAACTCAATATGGATGAATTCGCTTTCGGCTCATCCACGGAAAACTCCGCCTTCGGTCCCACCAAGAATCCGTGGGACACAGACAGGGTTCCGGGCGGGTCTTCCGGCGGATCGGCGGCCGCGGTCGCCTCAGGCATGGTTTCTGCCACGCTTGGTTCCGATACGGGCGGATCGATTCGGCAACCGGGTGCATTCACCGGAACCGTTGCGCTCAAGCCGACCTACGGTCGCGTTTCTCGCTACGGATGTGTCGCCTTTGCCTCATCGCTGGACCAAATCGGTCCGTTTTCCAAAACGGTTGAAGATTGTGCGCTTGTGCTCAATGCGATTTCAGGAAAAGACAGTTTCGATGCGACGAGCGTCGTTCGCGAACCCGAGGATTTCACGCGGGCTCTGAAAAAAGATGTCAAAGGTATGAAAATCGCCGTTGCAACCGATATGCTTGATATCGCCGGGCTCGACCCCGAGATAAAAGAAGGTGTCCTTAACGCCGCCGAGCAACTCGCGGCAGCCGGCGCCCATGTCGGCGAAGTCACCTTGCCGAACGCCGAATACGGGCTCAGCGCGTACTATATCGTGGGACCTGCCGAAGCTTCGAGCAACCTCGCCCGCCTCGATGGTATTCGCTACGGTCTTCGCGTTGATGATGCGACCGATGTGCTCGATTTGTATATGCGCTCGCGCTCTCTGGGCTTCGGACCCGAAACCATCCGCCGCATCATGATCGGCACCTATGCTCTTTCAGCAGGCTACTACGATGCCTACTACGGTCAAGCTCAAAAAGCACGCACCGTCATTAAACAGGATTTCGACAAGGCATTCGCCGATTATGATGTCATTTTGATGCCGACCACTCCGACCACCGCTTTTAAGCTCGGCGAGAAAACAGCCGATCCGCTCTCCATGTATCTCTCGGATGTCTTCACCATTCCCGTCAATCTCGCGGGCAATGTGGGGCTTTCGATACCCATGGGATGTTCGAAAAAAGACGGCATGCCCATGGGACTTCAACTCATCGGAAACTACTTCGAGGAGTCGAAGGTGCTCACGGTTGCGAGCACGCTTGAAGAACTATTCAAGTTCGACTCAGTTCCTGCTCGGCTCGGCTAA
- a CDS encoding PASTA domain-containing protein, producing the protein MKFWEKIQSVIEPRNERSAELLEEVVDPLPQPLTTSTVLGEVPDEESTNGTFPVVSISQDDDRVIEGALVGLRHEIDVVLPVQEEILDADPNPMPDLDSHLFKLPGGIFGKGVDYDPDNQPDRTGLYRGFVVGGLIVLIVAGILLYKFVIAPSVSVPDLVGKSSVEAIHTLNAQGLALGDMTEREVTGVEEGTVVNQDPRVDIRVVKGTKVSLVIAKAGDMTSVPSLTGMTEKEAQTALTDSRLSMVNVSTYSDTISKGHVVGQLPVSETAVAATTSVTVLISSGRYSDTIAVPRVLGLGADEAGSVLRSKGLNPTIYYASTSFGNANEVVVQTPSSQSAVSPRTVVQLLVSKPSSVAQTSVPDVVGLTSADAQKIIISAGLSVQTVYATDRDVPAGNVIAQMPISKNTILQKGDSVGLLMSVGPSSTVIVPDVLRESVSQAQQELTSIGLVPVVVAADSSNNGNNTVVQQFPAGRSSYRLGMSVLLYAPVNGAR; encoded by the coding sequence GTGAAGTTTTGGGAAAAAATACAGAGCGTCATAGAGCCGAGGAACGAACGTTCCGCCGAACTTCTCGAAGAGGTCGTAGACCCGTTGCCGCAACCTTTGACCACGTCGACCGTGCTCGGGGAGGTCCCCGATGAGGAATCGACGAATGGCACTTTTCCCGTCGTCTCGATCTCGCAAGACGACGACAGGGTCATCGAAGGCGCTCTCGTCGGACTCCGCCATGAGATCGATGTCGTTCTTCCCGTGCAAGAAGAGATACTTGATGCCGACCCCAATCCGATGCCCGATCTTGATTCCCATCTTTTCAAACTCCCCGGTGGAATTTTCGGCAAAGGGGTGGATTACGATCCGGACAATCAGCCCGATCGGACCGGTCTTTATCGCGGATTCGTCGTCGGCGGGCTCATCGTTTTGATTGTCGCCGGTATTCTGCTCTATAAGTTCGTCATAGCTCCGTCCGTTTCCGTGCCCGATCTTGTGGGCAAATCGTCCGTTGAAGCCATCCACACGCTGAATGCACAAGGTCTTGCACTCGGTGATATGACCGAACGGGAGGTGACCGGCGTCGAAGAGGGTACGGTGGTGAATCAGGATCCACGAGTCGATATCCGGGTGGTAAAGGGTACGAAAGTCTCGCTCGTCATCGCCAAAGCCGGCGATATGACAAGCGTTCCCAGCCTCACCGGTATGACCGAGAAAGAGGCTCAGACGGCGCTCACCGACAGCCGACTTTCAATGGTGAATGTGAGTACTTACAGCGATACGATTTCGAAAGGGCACGTCGTCGGACAGTTGCCGGTATCGGAGACGGCGGTCGCTGCCACAACGAGCGTCACGGTATTGATTTCCTCCGGTCGATATTCGGATACGATAGCGGTGCCACGCGTTCTCGGACTGGGCGCCGACGAGGCCGGGAGTGTTTTGCGGAGCAAGGGTCTGAACCCGACGATATATTACGCCTCCACGAGTTTCGGCAATGCGAATGAAGTCGTCGTGCAAACGCCTTCGTCTCAAAGTGCGGTGTCTCCCCGCACCGTCGTCCAACTGCTCGTGTCAAAACCGAGCTCGGTTGCACAAACGAGCGTGCCCGATGTTGTCGGTCTTACGTCCGCCGATGCGCAAAAAATAATAATTTCGGCGGGTTTGAGCGTTCAGACCGTCTATGCGACCGACCGTGACGTGCCTGCGGGAAACGTTATCGCGCAGATGCCGATTTCTAAAAATACAATCCTTCAAAAAGGCGATTCGGTGGGGCTCCTCATGTCGGTCGGGCCTTCTTCGACGGTCATAGTCCCCGATGTCTTGAGAGAATCCGTGTCCCAAGCACAGCAAGAACTCACGAGCATCGGTCTCGTACCTGTCGTGGTGGCGGCCGACAGTTCGAACAACGGCAATAATACGGTGGTGCAACAGTTTCCCGCCGGTCGAAGCTCATATAGATTAGGCATGTCCGTTTTGCTTTATGCACCCGTGAACGGTGCACGATAA
- the gatB gene encoding Asp-tRNA(Asn)/Glu-tRNA(Gln) amidotransferase subunit GatB has protein sequence MAKDRLFEVLERYEAVIGLEIHTEITATKTKMFCGCEVAFGGGPNSRVCPVCLGLPGALPVPNKAAVEWTVLAGLATNCSIARRSMFHRKNYFYPDMPKDYQISQYDLPFCVDGQVFIDVDEEGVAERLDRDTAENVEVTSDGYTAKIGITRIHLEEDTAKMIHVGGSEGRIAGATKSLVDFNRAGTPLMELVSEPDLRTPEEARRFAQKLRLTWLSLGVSDCSMEEGSLRVDANISVRKRGETELGTKAELKNINSFKTLHDGLAYEIVRQADILDAGGTIIQETRHYDNAAKVTSTLRSKEEAHDYRYFPEPDMVPFEFSEEFVETVKTRLPELPDARKARFIKEYGLPNFDAFVLTSDLDMATFYEQAVAACSPKLAKAVSNLVLNDYSAYLNASGLGVLENKVTPAHIGQLVTLVDDGTISSKQAKDVFLAMVESGKMPALIVEEKGMKQVSDSGAIEDVVDKIMAANLDKVEEYRGGKQGLIGFFVGQVMREMQGQGNPKVINEVLRRKLQG, from the coding sequence ATGGCAAAGGATCGTTTATTCGAAGTACTCGAGCGTTACGAGGCGGTTATCGGGCTTGAGATCCATACCGAGATCACTGCGACTAAAACGAAGATGTTTTGCGGATGCGAGGTAGCTTTCGGAGGAGGACCGAACTCACGGGTCTGCCCCGTTTGCCTCGGACTTCCCGGAGCACTCCCGGTTCCGAACAAAGCGGCAGTCGAGTGGACGGTGCTGGCCGGTCTTGCGACGAATTGTTCGATTGCACGGCGCAGCATGTTCCATCGTAAAAACTATTTTTATCCCGATATGCCGAAGGACTATCAGATTTCGCAATACGACCTTCCTTTCTGTGTCGATGGACAAGTGTTCATCGATGTGGATGAAGAGGGTGTCGCGGAGCGTCTCGATAGGGACACGGCAGAAAATGTCGAGGTCACTTCGGACGGCTACACGGCCAAAATAGGCATCACGCGTATCCATCTCGAAGAGGATACGGCGAAAATGATCCATGTCGGCGGCTCCGAAGGGAGAATCGCTGGTGCGACCAAGTCGCTGGTGGACTTCAACCGTGCGGGAACGCCACTCATGGAACTTGTCTCCGAACCCGATTTGCGTACACCGGAGGAGGCGCGCCGTTTTGCCCAAAAGCTCCGCCTCACTTGGCTTTCGCTGGGTGTCAGCGACTGCAGCATGGAAGAAGGTTCCCTTCGCGTCGATGCCAACATTTCCGTTCGTAAGCGCGGAGAAACCGAACTCGGAACAAAGGCGGAACTCAAAAATATAAATTCATTCAAAACGCTGCATGACGGGCTCGCCTATGAGATAGTTCGTCAGGCCGATATTCTCGACGCCGGAGGAACCATCATTCAAGAAACGCGCCACTATGATAACGCGGCGAAGGTCACGAGCACTTTGCGCAGTAAAGAAGAAGCGCACGATTATCGCTATTTTCCCGAGCCGGATATGGTTCCGTTCGAGTTTTCTGAAGAATTCGTCGAGACCGTCAAGACACGCCTCCCCGAACTGCCCGATGCGCGCAAAGCCCGCTTCATCAAAGAGTACGGTCTGCCGAATTTCGATGCCTTCGTTTTGACGTCCGATCTCGATATGGCCACGTTCTACGAACAGGCGGTCGCCGCCTGTTCACCGAAACTCGCCAAAGCAGTCAGCAATCTGGTGCTCAACGACTATTCGGCTTACTTGAATGCGAGTGGGCTCGGTGTTCTCGAGAACAAGGTCACGCCGGCTCACATCGGTCAACTCGTCACGTTGGTGGATGACGGAACGATTTCTTCCAAACAGGCGAAGGATGTCTTTCTCGCCATGGTCGAGTCCGGCAAAATGCCTGCGCTCATCGTTGAAGAAAAAGGTATGAAACAGGTATCGGATTCAGGTGCCATCGAAGATGTCGTCGATAAGATCATGGCCGCCAATCTCGACAAGGTGGAGGAATATCGTGGGGGAAAGCAAGGACTCATCGGCTTTTTCGTCGGCCAAGTCATGCGCGAAATGCAGGGACAAGGCAACCCGAAAGTCATCAACGAGGTATTGAGGCGCAAGCTACAGGGGTAG
- a CDS encoding nicotinate phosphoribosyltransferase, with translation MMKQKPIVDPMLTDLYQLTMAQGYFLSGKEYLEANFTIFFRENPFSGGFAIAGGIEPAIEFLDNFGFTDDDIAYLATLEAGDGTHLFVDVFLKHLKEMKFACNVEAVEEGTVIFAREPIFKVSGPIEQCQIVETTLLNIINFSTLVATKAARCNIAAKGDAILEFGLRRAQGPDGGLMASRASFIGGCAATSNTLAGQVYDIPVAGTHAHSWIMAFDSEKESFDAYVETSPNNVVLLVDTYDTLRGVKYAIESGRAMEARGEHFVGIRIDSGDLAWLSKEARKMLDDAGLTHAKIFASNELDEYTISSLKDQGAPIDVWGVGTKMATAFDQPALGGVYKLTAIRKQGDETWSPRIKVSSQANKITTPGIHGVRRYVREDGSYAGDMVYDLQNAPKSAAAVMVDPFDSMRRKRFETEAVYWELLIPMFESGRLVYELPTIRQVQARAHEGIRHLHETQLRFLNPHTYPVGLEQSLYDVRNRLLEEARSRGNGGSYE, from the coding sequence ATGATGAAACAAAAACCGATTGTCGACCCCATGCTCACTGATCTTTATCAACTGACGATGGCGCAAGGTTATTTTCTTTCAGGAAAAGAGTATCTCGAGGCGAACTTCACGATATTTTTCCGTGAAAATCCCTTTTCGGGTGGCTTCGCCATTGCGGGGGGAATCGAGCCCGCAATCGAATTCTTGGATAACTTCGGTTTTACGGATGACGATATCGCTTATCTCGCGACGCTCGAAGCCGGCGACGGAACACACCTTTTCGTCGATGTCTTCCTCAAGCATCTCAAAGAGATGAAATTCGCGTGCAACGTCGAAGCCGTCGAAGAAGGAACGGTTATTTTTGCGCGCGAGCCGATTTTCAAAGTATCGGGTCCCATTGAACAGTGCCAAATCGTCGAAACGACGCTCTTGAACATAATCAACTTTTCAACGCTTGTCGCGACGAAGGCCGCAAGGTGCAATATCGCCGCGAAAGGGGACGCGATTTTGGAATTCGGGTTGCGGCGTGCGCAAGGTCCCGACGGCGGTCTCATGGCGAGTCGTGCCTCGTTCATCGGAGGTTGTGCCGCCACTTCGAACACTCTCGCCGGGCAAGTCTACGATATACCGGTCGCCGGTACGCACGCCCACTCGTGGATTATGGCGTTTGATTCTGAGAAAGAGTCGTTTGACGCCTATGTCGAAACATCGCCGAATAACGTGGTGCTCCTCGTCGACACCTATGACACGCTGCGCGGGGTGAAGTACGCCATCGAGTCGGGACGTGCGATGGAGGCGCGCGGGGAGCATTTTGTGGGAATCCGTATCGACTCGGGCGACCTTGCATGGCTCTCGAAAGAGGCGCGGAAAATGCTTGATGATGCGGGGCTAACGCATGCGAAGATTTTCGCCTCCAATGAACTTGACGAATACACGATCTCCTCGCTGAAAGATCAGGGCGCGCCCATAGACGTGTGGGGAGTCGGCACGAAGATGGCCACCGCATTCGACCAGCCTGCACTCGGGGGAGTTTATAAATTGACGGCCATCCGTAAACAGGGCGATGAAACATGGTCGCCGCGCATCAAAGTATCCTCACAAGCGAACAAAATCACGACTCCGGGAATTCACGGAGTTCGTCGGTATGTGCGAGAAGACGGAAGCTATGCCGGAGATATGGTGTACGATCTGCAGAATGCTCCGAAATCCGCGGCTGCGGTTATGGTGGACCCCTTCGACTCAATGAGGAGAAAGCGCTTCGAGACCGAAGCGGTCTACTGGGAACTGTTGATTCCGATGTTTGAGTCCGGAAGGCTCGTGTATGAGTTGCCGACCATTCGCCAAGTCCAGGCGCGAGCTCATGAAGGCATACGTCATCTGCATGAGACGCAGCTACGTTTTCTGAATCCGCACACCTATCCAGTCGGGCTCGAACAATCGCTGTATGATGTGCGCAACCGTCTCCTCGAAGAAGCACGCAGCAGAGGAAACGGAGGCTCATATGAGTGA
- the pncA gene encoding bifunctional nicotinamidase/pyrazinamidase, whose translation MSDEALLVVDVQNDFLAGGALAVPRGDEVLPVINGLMDEFDSVIATIDYHPKGHVSFASSHEGRALGDVVEVDGVAQMLWPDHCVQNSVGAELAEELRNGPLTKFVCKGMDPLVDSYSAFFDNNGQNDTGLAEYLRDCGISKIFVCGLALDYCVKFSVLDALHLGFDVTLIEDATRAVNAEEGDGKRAIAQMRAAGAKTIKSSEVKR comes from the coding sequence ATGAGTGATGAGGCGCTTTTGGTAGTCGATGTCCAAAATGATTTTCTAGCCGGAGGCGCGCTCGCCGTTCCGCGAGGGGATGAGGTGCTCCCGGTGATCAACGGTCTCATGGATGAATTCGATTCGGTCATCGCCACCATCGATTACCACCCGAAAGGGCATGTCTCATTCGCTTCTTCGCATGAAGGACGTGCTCTCGGGGATGTCGTCGAAGTCGACGGTGTCGCCCAAATGTTGTGGCCCGATCATTGCGTGCAGAATTCGGTCGGCGCCGAGTTGGCCGAGGAATTGCGCAACGGCCCCCTCACGAAATTCGTATGCAAAGGGATGGACCCACTCGTCGATTCGTATTCCGCATTTTTCGATAACAACGGGCAAAACGACACCGGACTGGCTGAATATTTGCGTGACTGCGGCATTTCGAAGATTTTCGTGTGTGGTTTGGCTCTCGATTATTGTGTGAAGTTCAGCGTGCTCGACGCTCTGCACCTCGGTTTCGATGTTACGCTGATAGAGGATGCAACCCGTGCGGTGAATGCGGAGGAGGGCGATGGCAAACGTGCCATCGCACAGATGCGTGCCGCGGGAGCAAAAACGATAAAGAGCAGTGAGGTAAAAAGATGA
- a CDS encoding flavodoxin family protein, with protein sequence MKILAINGSARKKGNTHDMLVAALAPLEAVGHECEMVSLAAEDVRGCTACGKCKEKRDRACHGRKDFIAEIMGKVWEADVLFLGSPTYFGDVSTEMKAFIDRIGYVAMANGGLLRRKVGAAVVTARRGGAIHTFDTINHLFTISEMVTVGSSYWNVGLGAPIGAVKENDEEGMETMRKLGENTAWLLEKLGRV encoded by the coding sequence ATGAAAATACTGGCGATCAACGGTTCGGCTCGGAAAAAGGGCAACACCCACGATATGCTTGTCGCCGCTCTCGCTCCGCTGGAGGCGGTCGGGCACGAGTGTGAGATGGTGTCACTTGCAGCCGAGGATGTGCGCGGTTGTACGGCCTGCGGCAAATGCAAGGAGAAGAGGGACCGTGCCTGCCACGGGCGCAAGGATTTCATCGCTGAAATCATGGGGAAAGTCTGGGAGGCGGATGTTTTGTTTCTCGGATCGCCGACCTATTTCGGCGATGTGTCCACTGAGATGAAAGCATTCATCGATCGCATCGGATATGTCGCGATGGCGAACGGAGGGCTTCTCCGCCGCAAAGTCGGAGCGGCCGTGGTCACCGCACGACGCGGCGGTGCGATTCACACGTTCGACACCATCAATCATCTTTTTACTATCAGCGAGATGGTCACCGTCGGTTCCTCCTATTGGAACGTCGGTCTCGGTGCACCGATCGGCGCTGTGAAAGAAAACGACGAGGAGGGCATGGAAACCATGCGCAAGCTCGGAGAGAATACGGCATGGCTCCTTGAGAAGTTAGGGCGTGTGTGA
- a CDS encoding NAD(P)-dependent oxidoreductase, with amino-acid sequence MERIGFIGCGVMGNAMAGHLLDAGYEVVVYNRTKSRTDNLIARGATWASSPASASAEADVVISMVGYPSDVEEIYTGKDGIIESAREGTLLIDMTTSSPSLAEKLADRAAARNLGMLDAPVSGGDTGAKNATLTIMVGGTQENFDRALPLFRVMGTSFALHGGPGSGQHCKMANQINIAATMLGMAESLAYAKAAGLDPMRVIETLSGGSSQTWSLSNYGPRVLKGDYAAGFYVKHFIKDLKIALEQASEMGVDLPATRLAKELYVKLAEDHDGKILGTQAIMLMYLGEN; translated from the coding sequence ATGGAAAGAATAGGATTCATCGGATGCGGTGTCATGGGAAATGCGATGGCAGGGCATCTGCTTGATGCAGGCTACGAGGTTGTCGTGTACAATCGCACGAAATCTCGCACGGATAATCTCATCGCCCGAGGGGCCACGTGGGCGAGTTCTCCCGCTTCCGCAAGTGCCGAGGCCGACGTGGTGATTTCCATGGTCGGTTATCCGAGTGATGTCGAGGAAATCTATACGGGAAAAGACGGGATTATCGAAAGTGCGCGAGAGGGTACACTCCTTATCGACATGACGACATCCTCTCCGTCGCTCGCCGAAAAATTGGCCGATAGGGCTGCGGCGCGCAATCTCGGTATGCTCGATGCGCCGGTTTCGGGCGGCGATACGGGTGCGAAGAATGCGACGTTGACCATCATGGTCGGCGGAACGCAAGAAAACTTCGACCGTGCGCTTCCTCTTTTCAGAGTCATGGGAACGTCTTTCGCGCTTCACGGCGGTCCCGGCAGCGGGCAACACTGCAAGATGGCGAACCAAATCAATATCGCCGCCACCATGCTCGGGATGGCCGAATCACTTGCCTACGCCAAGGCGGCCGGTCTTGATCCGATGCGTGTCATCGAGACGCTTTCCGGCGGGTCGTCGCAGACGTGGTCGCTTTCCAATTACGGACCGCGTGTGCTCAAAGGCGACTACGCGGCCGGATTTTACGTGAAGCATTTCATCAAAGATTTGAAAATCGCACTCGAACAAGCGAGCGAAATGGGAGTCGATCTGCCCGCGACTCGGCTTGCGAAAGAGCTCTACGTCAAACTCGCGGAAGACCACGACGGCAAGATTCTCGGCACGCAGGCGATAATGCTGATGTACTTAGGCGAAAACTAA
- the rlmKL gene encoding bifunctional 23S rRNA (guanine(2069)-N(7))-methyltransferase RlmK/23S rRNA (guanine(2445)-N(2))-methyltransferase RlmL yields MPAPFTSYPFFVTCATGLEPLLADEMRAMRTHSVRPQHGGVLFTGTIKDAYRICLWSRLASRVLLSLGEVDATSAETLYAGVKAMPWEEHMRATGTLVVQSTGVNESLRNTQFTNVKVKDAVADRFREMFNVRPNVDPLTPELTINVLIMQNRAKISIDLAGEPLHKRGYRQDGVQVVAPMKETLAAAMLLTAGWPEIAAEGGPLVDFMCGSGTLLVEGAMIAGDIAPGLLRRRWGFSKWLKHDEEAWDVLLDEANNRRAQGADKIPPIVGSDYDARSIEIARRVIRRARLDTKISLARMDLRAAQPPLGFAHPGLVTLNPPYGERLASTDEVVEIYLNIAEIARLRFDGWTLAIISPDSRLSATLALNPTRVKEFYNGRILSPVSVYRIGEAQEVAAPESHGFQEDLKHPLAFGGKGEKTIAPKFDIDPEPFKNRLEKMKKHYEKWARKAGISCYRIYDADLPDFNCAIDIYRGVGISEGRAWVHVAEYAPPADVDPRLAAARMEIVREVCSEVFDAAQGDLIVKQRKRQRGSSQYERTEQGQIVGFVEEGGLTFEVNLTEYLDTGIFLDHRDVRAMIRASVKGKTFLNLFAYTGVVSVFAAAGGAHNTTTVDMSKTYLDAARRNMQRNNLLTDNEAFEQADVTTWVDEAIDTGRTFDMIFCDPPTFSNSKRMDDTWDVVRDHADLLIKLGKILSTGGEIIFSCNKHGFKIDVDSLKAANLEVEDITKRTMPRDFERNTHIHKCYKITHES; encoded by the coding sequence ATGCCCGCACCTTTTACCAGTTATCCGTTCTTCGTCACGTGTGCGACCGGCCTCGAGCCGTTGCTCGCCGACGAAATGCGCGCCATGCGGACTCACAGTGTACGTCCGCAACACGGCGGTGTCCTTTTCACCGGAACCATCAAAGACGCCTATCGCATCTGTCTGTGGTCGCGGCTTGCCTCGCGCGTGCTGCTTTCTTTGGGCGAGGTGGATGCGACTTCCGCCGAAACGCTTTACGCGGGAGTTAAAGCGATGCCGTGGGAGGAGCACATGCGCGCCACCGGTACGCTCGTGGTGCAATCGACCGGTGTCAACGAAAGTTTGCGCAATACACAGTTCACCAATGTGAAAGTGAAAGACGCCGTCGCCGATAGATTCCGCGAAATGTTCAACGTGCGTCCCAACGTCGATCCGCTCACTCCTGAACTGACCATCAACGTGCTCATCATGCAGAACCGCGCCAAGATTTCAATCGACTTGGCGGGCGAGCCGCTGCACAAAAGAGGCTATCGTCAAGACGGAGTCCAGGTCGTCGCCCCCATGAAGGAAACGCTTGCCGCCGCGATGCTTCTCACTGCCGGCTGGCCTGAAATCGCCGCAGAAGGCGGTCCTCTCGTCGACTTCATGTGCGGCTCGGGAACGCTTCTCGTCGAAGGAGCGATGATTGCCGGCGATATCGCACCGGGGCTGTTGCGCCGCCGCTGGGGTTTTTCCAAATGGCTGAAACATGACGAGGAGGCGTGGGATGTCCTGCTCGATGAGGCGAACAATCGTCGCGCACAAGGTGCGGACAAAATTCCGCCGATTGTAGGAAGCGATTACGATGCACGTTCGATCGAGATCGCACGGCGCGTCATTCGCCGCGCACGACTCGACACGAAAATTTCTCTCGCCCGCATGGACTTGCGCGCGGCTCAACCACCGCTCGGATTCGCCCATCCCGGTCTCGTGACGCTCAACCCGCCGTACGGAGAGCGTTTGGCCTCCACCGATGAAGTGGTCGAAATCTATCTCAATATCGCAGAAATCGCCCGTCTTCGTTTCGACGGGTGGACTTTGGCGATCATCTCACCGGACAGTCGACTTTCCGCAACGCTTGCGTTAAACCCCACGCGCGTCAAAGAATTCTACAACGGAAGGATTTTGTCTCCGGTGAGCGTGTACCGCATCGGTGAGGCGCAAGAGGTCGCAGCCCCGGAGTCGCACGGGTTCCAGGAGGATCTCAAGCATCCGCTCGCATTCGGAGGCAAGGGCGAAAAGACCATCGCGCCGAAATTCGATATAGATCCCGAACCTTTCAAAAACCGCCTCGAAAAAATGAAGAAGCATTATGAGAAGTGGGCGCGCAAAGCCGGCATTTCGTGCTATCGCATATACGATGCCGACCTGCCCGATTTCAACTGTGCCATCGACATCTATCGCGGTGTTGGTATCAGTGAAGGGCGCGCGTGGGTCCATGTGGCCGAGTATGCCCCACCGGCAGACGTCGATCCGCGCCTTGCGGCGGCTCGCATGGAAATAGTTCGAGAGGTCTGCTCCGAGGTGTTCGATGCCGCGCAAGGCGATCTCATTGTAAAGCAGCGCAAGCGCCAAAGGGGTTCGAGTCAGTACGAGCGTACCGAGCAAGGTCAAATCGTCGGGTTCGTCGAGGAAGGCGGGCTGACCTTCGAAGTGAATTTGACCGAGTATCTCGATACGGGAATTTTCCTCGATCACAGAGATGTCCGGGCGATGATTCGCGCCTCGGTGAAGGGCAAGACATTTCTCAACTTGTTCGCCTATACGGGCGTGGTCTCGGTGTTCGCCGCGGCCGGCGGTGCACACAACACTACGACGGTCGACATGTCGAAAACCTATCTCGATGCCGCGCGACGCAACATGCAGCGCAATAATCTACTGACGGACAACGAAGCGTTCGAACAGGCGGATGTGACGACGTGGGTCGATGAGGCGATCGATACCGGGCGAACGTTCGATATGATTTTTTGCGACCCCCCGACTTTTTCCAACTCGAAGCGTATGGATGACACATGGGATGTGGTACGCGATCATGCGGATCTTCTCATCAAACTCGGGAAAATCTTATCGACTGGCGGAGAGATTATCTTCTCTTGCAACAAGCACGGATTCAAAATCGATGTCGACAGCCTGAAAGCCGCGAATCTCGAAGTCGAAGATATCACCAAACGCACCATGCCGCGGGACTTCGAGCGAAACACGCATATTCATAAGTGCTACAAAATCACGCACGAATCATAA